A part of Paenibacillus sp. sptzw28 genomic DNA contains:
- a CDS encoding response regulator, with amino-acid sequence MIKVLLADDHYPVLEFLAQSVAWKELGMEVVALCSDGEEALAQCKAHHPDILITDIGMPRMDGLALTEALRDEGGDVEVIILSCLDEFQYAQRAVKLGVQDYLLKESLQPEELTEVLRRLTDRIKTRHGVRLKNDELIRVLDRNTPSIKAEFIRNTISNPIINEHKWLSELREFGIEAVTQPVMPVLLYPNRYLELKERFRTEELFSYAVDNVITEMIDKPGAGASFRYSTKQTFLLFPFVKSLKVNPYEGIRANLNALFKTFQRLGITMSAMTCEPASNLSELKMNLMTLASAFDQRFYASEESIYKWIPFQTSKTNIFFHYQKALDDFRQLIALESGDYQLVVKEWMQLLRDERFPVDSVRAWVLKLMMDIELKLSSLSHFHDRQTVKPLYDSLTHVESLSEIERFLNEFLQEKIRHAGTIKHVSQRQEIYEAKKYVSARLHEKISMEDAAQILHMNPSHFSRIFKQETGETFIEYVTRVKMERAKESLDRTDKTVEQISESLGYDNTSYFIKLFKAFSGYSPKDYRVQK; translated from the coding sequence TTGATTAAGGTACTGCTTGCAGACGACCATTACCCCGTTCTTGAATTTCTCGCGCAATCGGTGGCATGGAAGGAACTCGGCATGGAAGTCGTCGCGTTATGCTCGGACGGAGAGGAAGCGCTTGCTCAGTGCAAAGCGCATCATCCGGATATTCTCATAACCGATATCGGAATGCCGCGGATGGATGGCCTGGCGCTGACAGAAGCGCTGCGAGATGAGGGCGGGGATGTCGAAGTCATCATTCTGTCTTGTCTTGATGAGTTTCAATACGCACAGAGAGCGGTCAAGCTCGGTGTGCAGGATTACCTGCTCAAGGAATCGCTTCAGCCGGAGGAGCTGACAGAGGTGCTTCGGAGGCTTACGGACCGGATTAAGACCCGGCACGGGGTTCGCCTCAAGAACGATGAGCTGATTCGTGTACTGGATCGGAATACTCCCTCCATCAAGGCCGAATTCATACGGAATACGATCAGCAATCCCATCATCAACGAGCACAAATGGCTGTCGGAGCTGAGGGAATTCGGTATTGAAGCTGTGACGCAGCCGGTCATGCCGGTGCTGCTCTATCCAAACCGATACCTGGAGCTGAAGGAGAGATTCCGAACGGAGGAGCTATTTTCGTATGCGGTCGATAACGTGATCACCGAGATGATTGACAAACCGGGGGCGGGAGCGAGCTTCCGGTACAGCACCAAGCAAACGTTCCTTCTGTTCCCGTTCGTCAAGAGCCTGAAGGTCAATCCATACGAAGGAATCCGTGCTAATCTTAACGCGCTGTTCAAGACGTTCCAGCGGCTTGGGATCACGATGTCCGCAATGACATGCGAGCCTGCCTCCAACTTGTCGGAGTTGAAGATGAACCTGATGACGCTGGCATCGGCCTTCGATCAGCGCTTCTATGCTTCGGAAGAAAGCATTTACAAATGGATCCCGTTCCAAACCTCGAAAACCAACATCTTCTTTCATTACCAGAAAGCATTAGACGATTTCAGGCAGCTGATTGCGCTTGAATCGGGCGATTATCAATTGGTGGTGAAGGAATGGATGCAGCTGCTGCGCGACGAACGGTTTCCGGTCGATTCGGTGCGTGCGTGGGTTCTCAAGCTGATGATGGATATAGAACTGAAGCTCAGCTCGCTCTCGCATTTTCATGACCGCCAAACGGTGAAGCCGTTGTATGACAGCCTTACGCATGTGGAATCGCTATCCGAGATCGAGCGGTTTCTTAATGAGTTTCTGCAGGAGAAGATCAGGCATGCAGGCACGATCAAGCACGTCTCGCAGCGCCAGGAGATCTATGAGGCCAAAAAGTATGTCTCCGCGCGGCTTCATGAGAAGATCAGCATGGAGGATGCCGCTCAAATTCTGCATATGAATCCGAGCCATTTCAGCCGGATATTCAAGCAGGAGACGGGAGAAACCTTCATCGAATACGTTACCAGAGTAAAGATGGAAAGGGCGAAGGAATCGCTCGATCGCACGGACAAAACAGTCGAGCAGATCTCGGAGTCGCTCGGATATGACAATACGAGCTATTTCATCAAGCTGTTTAAAGCATTCAGCGGTTATTCCCCGAAGGATTACCGTGTGCAGAAATAA
- a CDS encoding carbohydrate ABC transporter permease, protein MSQYAASDYYTAEKTPAGKKRIRHQTRETWMGYLFVGPMLLGLGVFTVLPILATIFLSLTDWNFVSGIDKIKLIGLDNFVQLFKDPIFLQSMKNNFILLAVIPVTMIIALLLAIVIDKHVYMKGFFKVVYFMPYISSIVAVAVVYQVLFQPSFGPVNQFLMSIGIDSPPKWLADTKFALVSVMMIQVWVSIGFYLIIYLAGLQNISKDLYEAADIDGATGWRKLISITVPMLSPTSFFLLVTGIIGTFRIFDLISVLTSGGPANSTSVLVYYLYESAFINLKTGYASAMGIILLLVTLIITLLQWAAQKRWVNY, encoded by the coding sequence ATGAGCCAATATGCTGCGTCTGATTACTATACCGCAGAGAAGACGCCTGCAGGAAAAAAACGTATCCGGCATCAGACCAGGGAAACGTGGATGGGGTATTTGTTTGTCGGGCCGATGCTCCTCGGACTTGGCGTCTTTACCGTACTGCCGATTCTGGCGACGATCTTCCTCAGCCTCACGGATTGGAATTTCGTATCGGGAATCGACAAGATCAAGCTGATCGGCCTGGATAACTTCGTGCAGCTGTTCAAGGATCCAATCTTCCTGCAATCGATGAAAAACAACTTTATCCTGCTCGCGGTGATCCCTGTCACGATGATCATTGCGCTCTTGCTTGCGATTGTGATCGACAAGCATGTGTATATGAAGGGATTTTTCAAGGTCGTCTATTTCATGCCTTACATCTCGAGTATTGTGGCGGTCGCTGTCGTCTACCAAGTGCTGTTCCAGCCGTCGTTCGGCCCGGTCAATCAGTTCTTAATGTCCATAGGTATCGACAGTCCGCCGAAATGGCTGGCTGATACGAAGTTTGCGCTTGTCTCGGTCATGATGATTCAGGTATGGGTCAGTATCGGCTTTTATCTGATTATCTACCTTGCGGGGCTGCAGAACATTTCCAAGGACTTGTATGAGGCAGCCGATATCGACGGGGCAACGGGTTGGCGCAAGCTCATCTCGATCACGGTTCCGATGCTTTCACCGACTTCGTTCTTCCTGCTGGTTACCGGTATTATAGGTACGTTCCGGATATTCGATCTGATCTCGGTGCTGACATCCGGCGGACCGGCGAATTCGACTTCGGTGCTGGTCTACTATCTGTATGAATCGGCGTTTATCAATCTCAAGACAGGTTACGCATCAGCCATGGGCATCATATTGCTTCTGGTAACCCTCATCATTACGCTGCTTCAGTGGGCTGCGCAGAAGCGCTGGGTCAATTATTAA
- a CDS encoding ABC transporter substrate-binding protein — protein sequence MKKKLSAIALSMVLLGGLLAGCGSGKESGTQQTGNSTAGGAAEEKPEEQVTLKFYHWYDDSIEKFDMLFAEFNKKYPNIKVESVVGAINDANETMKKIDLAAASGETIDVMALNSPTNYAQRASIGLLEPLNDYLTKDGVDYNAEFKSDTSIDGKYYALPGKLNQYFVLLNKDQLDEAGLPVPKQWTWDEYLDYAKKLTKGEGAQKRYGTYFHTWADYEMLPLMGQPENNNLIKTDGTPNVEGDLFRQGFILRERAMKEGSAVPYEDTISQKLHYRNVFMNGQASMIEIGSWMIPEAAGNGPIKQTFKTAFAPYPTAKAGDPIASKTDGDFLAIAASSKHKEAAYTFIKWMATEGMVLQGKYLSSWKKADMNKVIDSLTSGENAEKLIDKDSLKHVLEVTKPAKMYIPVPYQAELEKALHTEVEKMLLGSQDVETSISNAKKNILNLIEANKK from the coding sequence ATGAAAAAAAAGTTGAGTGCAATCGCGCTTAGCATGGTTCTGCTCGGTGGCCTGCTCGCCGGATGCGGCAGCGGCAAGGAAAGCGGCACGCAGCAGACCGGTAATTCCACTGCAGGCGGCGCAGCAGAGGAAAAGCCTGAGGAACAAGTCACACTGAAGTTCTACCACTGGTACGATGATAGTATCGAGAAGTTCGATATGCTGTTCGCCGAGTTCAATAAGAAATATCCCAACATTAAAGTGGAATCCGTCGTAGGCGCCATCAACGACGCGAATGAAACGATGAAGAAGATTGACCTGGCAGCCGCTTCCGGCGAAACGATAGACGTTATGGCCCTGAACTCACCTACTAATTACGCGCAGCGCGCTTCAATCGGACTCCTTGAGCCGCTCAACGATTATTTGACGAAAGACGGTGTCGACTATAACGCCGAATTCAAGTCGGACACGTCCATTGACGGCAAATACTATGCGCTTCCGGGCAAATTAAACCAGTACTTCGTGTTGCTGAACAAAGACCAGCTGGATGAAGCGGGATTGCCTGTTCCGAAGCAGTGGACGTGGGACGAGTACCTCGACTACGCCAAGAAGCTGACGAAGGGCGAGGGCGCTCAGAAGCGGTACGGCACATACTTCCATACCTGGGCAGACTACGAAATGCTTCCACTGATGGGGCAGCCCGAGAACAACAACCTTATCAAGACGGACGGGACGCCGAACGTTGAGGGCGACTTGTTCCGCCAGGGCTTCATACTGCGTGAACGCGCAATGAAGGAAGGCTCGGCGGTCCCATACGAGGATACGATCAGCCAGAAGCTTCATTACCGCAACGTATTCATGAACGGTCAGGCAAGCATGATCGAAATCGGTTCCTGGATGATTCCGGAAGCCGCGGGCAACGGACCGATCAAGCAGACGTTCAAAACGGCATTCGCACCGTACCCTACGGCTAAAGCGGGCGATCCGATAGCAAGCAAGACGGACGGCGACTTCCTCGCAATTGCCGCAAGCTCCAAACATAAGGAAGCCGCGTATACCTTCATCAAGTGGATGGCCACCGAAGGAATGGTTCTTCAGGGCAAGTACCTTTCATCCTGGAAAAAGGCCGATATGAACAAGGTGATCGATTCGCTTACTTCCGGTGAGAATGCCGAGAAGCTTATCGATAAGGATTCGCTGAAGCATGTGCTTGAAGTGACGAAGCCGGCGAAGATGTATATTCCCGTTCCATATCAGGCTGAACTGGAGAAGGCGCTCCACACGGAAGTAGAAAAGATGCTCCTGGGCAGCCAGGATGTCGAAACCTCAATCAGCAATGCGAAGAAAAACATTCTGAACCTGATTGAAGCCAATAAAAAATAA
- a CDS encoding carbohydrate ABC transporter permease, which yields MSNALNPVKLLLTVIMFILGLAFLLPFFWMLSTSFKVEADVFKFPIEWIPKTWNAVNNYSEVWNGQYPFAVYYWNTIKVTVVTTITSVLFSSMAAYGFSKVNFKGKDVLFIAVLVTYMVPQQAILVPQFILYRWLGLFDSHIGLILLGSFSVLGTFMLRQFFMSIHNEFIESAKIDGASHIRIFAGIAFPLVRPAIATYAILRFIWTWNDYQNALVFIRSDHMYTLQLAIRKFADAYSQHYSLIMAGAVSAIIPLLIIFILGQKQVIEGIAVGGVKG from the coding sequence ATGTCAAATGCGCTGAATCCCGTTAAATTGCTCCTGACCGTTATCATGTTTATACTTGGACTAGCCTTTCTGCTGCCGTTCTTCTGGATGCTGTCTACCTCGTTCAAGGTTGAAGCGGATGTATTCAAATTTCCAATCGAATGGATTCCTAAGACGTGGAATGCGGTCAATAATTATTCGGAGGTTTGGAACGGGCAATATCCTTTTGCGGTCTATTATTGGAACACGATCAAGGTGACGGTTGTTACGACCATTACATCCGTGCTGTTCTCCAGCATGGCGGCTTACGGCTTTTCCAAAGTGAATTTCAAGGGCAAGGATGTCTTGTTTATCGCGGTTCTCGTAACTTATATGGTTCCTCAGCAGGCAATTCTCGTTCCGCAATTTATTCTATACCGCTGGCTGGGCTTGTTTGACAGCCATATCGGACTGATCCTGCTCGGCAGCTTCAGCGTCCTGGGTACGTTCATGCTCCGCCAGTTTTTTATGAGTATCCATAATGAATTCATCGAATCGGCCAAAATAGACGGTGCCAGCCATATCCGCATCTTCGCGGGCATCGCTTTCCCGCTGGTTCGTCCGGCCATTGCGACTTATGCCATTCTCCGGTTCATCTGGACCTGGAACGACTATCAGAATGCGCTCGTCTTCATTCGGTCCGATCATATGTATACGCTGCAGCTGGCGATCCGCAAATTCGCGGACGCATACAGCCAGCATTATTCGCTCATTATGGCCGGAGCAGTCTCCGCCATTATACCGCTGCTTATTATATTCATCCTGGGCCAGAAGCAGGTTATCGAGGGTATTGCCGTCGGCGGGGTCAAGGGATAA
- a CDS encoding sensor histidine kinase — MRDWMKEISLRNLIIVTSLLCLIAPLAVSLLIGSIFSNNLIRKQATMNANESLKLIRSQLINEVESMFKIANSIEFDAEIAPYLKSPLYYTTNSTVSIVTSTLGNLTNNTTGVFVTLLTKDGRFFTNYLLYDGFNPLQFTKEPWFGRLNSLAAYENYWLGLMPTYLDVVKQRDPYVISFARTISTAKRPYAYVIISISENRVRSLFANYTEQNIMLLDKSGTVISGSEHLGERFPYYEKLQEGSGNPIVEIGGINYLYVLEKLPFDDWTLVSLMPYENATEEVNRIYKMNFLLQIGFVALFLVVLVLLLRRFTHPIIRLGKVASSIESGNMSIRSEVRGSNEIGRLGRSFDHMLDRIEEMIEQIKREQEQARKSELSMLQAQISPHFLFNILNSIRMRIQLKGDRENADLISSLSQLLRMTIQRQDKMVTLREEVTIVTKYIELMNSTMREPISYQLDIREETEYELVPRFLLQPIIENALIHGLNRSSGTIYIGSELHAERLHLLVRDNGRGMTQEELERLRTKLDESKRGPVAESAGGLSGIGITNVYSRLHMLFGSLCAMTIESEPGRGTTVYLSIPLLRGHELD, encoded by the coding sequence ATGAGGGACTGGATGAAGGAAATATCATTGCGGAATCTAATAATCGTAACCTCGCTCTTGTGTCTGATCGCCCCGCTTGCCGTCTCGCTGTTAATCGGCAGCATTTTCTCGAACAATCTGATCAGGAAGCAGGCGACCATGAATGCAAATGAATCGCTGAAGCTGATCCGGTCTCAATTGATCAACGAGGTCGAGAGCATGTTTAAGATAGCCAACAGTATCGAATTCGACGCGGAAATTGCCCCGTATTTAAAAAGCCCGCTTTATTATACGACTAATTCGACCGTTTCGATTGTTACGTCGACGCTGGGAAATCTGACGAATAACACGACAGGCGTATTCGTCACCCTACTTACGAAGGACGGCCGCTTCTTTACCAATTACCTGCTTTACGATGGCTTTAATCCGCTGCAATTTACGAAGGAGCCCTGGTTCGGACGATTGAATTCGCTTGCCGCTTATGAGAATTATTGGCTCGGACTGATGCCGACTTATTTGGACGTCGTGAAGCAGCGGGATCCGTACGTCATTTCATTCGCCAGGACGATCAGTACGGCTAAGCGTCCGTATGCATATGTAATCATCAGCATTTCGGAGAACCGGGTCCGCTCGCTGTTTGCCAATTATACCGAACAGAACATCATGCTCCTTGATAAGAGCGGCACGGTGATCTCGGGCAGTGAGCATTTGGGCGAGCGCTTCCCGTATTATGAGAAGCTTCAAGAGGGAAGCGGGAATCCGATCGTAGAGATCGGCGGGATCAATTATTTGTATGTGCTGGAGAAGCTTCCATTCGACGATTGGACGCTGGTCAGCCTGATGCCCTACGAGAATGCAACCGAAGAAGTCAACCGGATCTACAAGATGAACTTTCTTCTGCAGATCGGCTTCGTTGCATTATTTCTCGTAGTACTTGTGCTGCTGCTTCGCCGCTTCACCCATCCGATTATACGGCTCGGCAAAGTTGCTTCCAGCATCGAAAGCGGCAATATGTCCATTCGTTCGGAGGTCAGAGGGTCTAATGAGATCGGCAGGCTGGGCCGTTCGTTCGATCATATGCTGGATCGTATCGAGGAGATGATCGAGCAGATCAAGCGGGAGCAGGAGCAAGCCCGGAAATCGGAGCTTTCCATGCTGCAGGCTCAGATTAGCCCTCATTTTTTGTTCAACATCTTAAACTCCATCCGGATGCGGATTCAGCTGAAGGGCGACCGGGAGAATGCGGATTTGATCAGTTCATTGTCGCAGCTGCTCCGTATGACGATTCAGCGGCAGGACAAGATGGTTACACTCCGTGAGGAAGTTACGATTGTAACGAAATATATCGAGCTGATGAATTCGACGATGAGGGAGCCGATCAGCTACCAGCTGGACATCAGGGAAGAGACGGAGTATGAGCTGGTCCCCCGATTCCTGCTGCAGCCGATCATCGAGAATGCTTTGATACACGGGTTGAACCGAAGCTCGGGCACGATCTACATCGGATCGGAGCTCCATGCGGAGCGGCTTCATCTTCTGGTTCGCGATAACGGTAGAGGCATGACGCAGGAGGAGCTTGAACGCTTGAGAACCAAGCTTGACGAGAGCAAGCGGGGACCGGTTGCCGAGTCGGCGGGCGGGTTGTCCGGTATCGGAATAACGAACGTATACAGTCGGCTGCATATGCTGTTCGGCAGCTTATGCGCGATGACGATAGAGAGCGAGCCCGGCAGAGGAACGACCGTGTATCTCTCCATTCCACTATTGAGGGGGCATGAACTTGATTAA
- the kduI gene encoding 5-dehydro-4-deoxy-D-glucuronate isomerase → MEVRHTTHPDDFKKYDTEALRKHFLIETLFEQDRIHMTYSHYDRMIIGGAMPTEQALKLEAADTLKTEYFFERREAGFVNIGGTAVITVDGETHTLARLDALYVGKGTKELTLASADASNPAKIYFCSANAHAQLPTSKMAIDKANPLHLGSIETSNERTIYQFIHEGGLQSCQLMLGITILKTGSIWNTMPAHVHDRRMEAYLYFDLNADARVIHLMGQPEETRHLVVANEQAIISPPWSVHSGAGTSNYSFIWSMAGENYTFKDMDIVSLNDLK, encoded by the coding sequence ATCGAAGTTCGTCACACCACGCACCCTGATGATTTTAAGAAGTACGACACGGAAGCTTTAAGAAAGCATTTTCTCATTGAAACCTTGTTTGAACAAGACCGCATTCATATGACATACAGCCATTACGACAGGATGATTATCGGCGGGGCCATGCCAACTGAGCAGGCGCTGAAGCTTGAGGCGGCCGACACGCTGAAGACCGAATATTTCTTCGAACGCCGCGAAGCGGGCTTCGTCAATATCGGAGGGACAGCGGTTATTACCGTTGACGGCGAAACACACACGCTCGCCCGGCTCGACGCTCTTTATGTAGGTAAAGGAACGAAGGAGCTTACGCTCGCCAGCGCCGACGCATCCAATCCGGCGAAGATTTATTTCTGCTCTGCAAATGCGCATGCACAGCTTCCGACCAGCAAGATGGCGATTGACAAAGCCAATCCGCTCCATCTCGGCTCGATTGAAACGTCCAATGAGCGGACCATTTACCAGTTCATACACGAGGGCGGTCTGCAAAGCTGCCAGCTTATGCTCGGCATTACGATTCTGAAGACCGGCAGCATCTGGAATACGATGCCTGCTCACGTGCACGATCGGCGGATGGAAGCTTATCTATACTTCGATCTTAATGCGGACGCACGTGTTATCCATCTTATGGGGCAGCCGGAAGAAACCCGCCATCTTGTCGTAGCCAACGAGCAAGCGATCATCTCTCCGCCTTGGTCCGTACACTCGGGCGCAGGCACGTCCAACTATTCCTTCATTTGG
- a CDS encoding glycoside hydrolase family 88 protein: MELIGVSVAVSLEWVNEAWRRTLEKVGRTSGRIGSGFPHASNGGAYRLEEPHWWTAGFWPGLLWHLYRESGDGRFKMLAEQCEERLDDVLNGFERLDHDLGFMWSLTSVARFKLLGESSSRRRALAAASHLAGRFNLKGNYIRAWNSWREGDDNRGLAIIDCTMNLPLLFWASEVTGDPRFKHVAAAHAETVLTHFIRPDGSVYHIVTFDPFTGERTGALGGQGFAEESAWSRGAAWAIYGLALCFQYTGERKFLDAAKRVAHFFIANLPEDHVPLWDFRLSPEAGQFRDSSAGACAACGLLLIGELAEPAESALYRDAGIRIVRSLYENYGAWDDPNEEGLVLHGTSHYPEGRNIDVPLIYGDYFFVEALAKLRGNPVSFW, from the coding sequence ATGGAGTTGATCGGTGTGTCGGTTGCGGTCAGTCTGGAATGGGTAAACGAAGCATGGAGACGAACGTTGGAGAAGGTGGGCCGAACGAGCGGCAGAATCGGATCGGGCTTTCCTCATGCCTCGAACGGAGGCGCCTATCGGCTTGAAGAGCCGCATTGGTGGACGGCGGGCTTCTGGCCAGGGCTGCTGTGGCATCTGTACCGTGAGAGCGGCGACGGAAGGTTCAAGATGCTGGCCGAGCAGTGCGAGGAGCGGCTCGATGATGTGCTTAACGGTTTCGAGCGGCTCGATCACGATCTGGGCTTTATGTGGTCGCTGACGAGCGTAGCCAGATTCAAGCTGCTCGGCGAGAGCAGCTCCAGGCGCCGCGCACTGGCTGCAGCGAGCCATCTTGCGGGTCGGTTCAACCTGAAGGGGAACTACATCCGGGCTTGGAATTCATGGCGCGAGGGGGATGACAACCGCGGGCTTGCGATCATCGACTGTACGATGAATTTGCCGCTTCTGTTCTGGGCGTCCGAGGTAACCGGAGATCCAAGGTTCAAGCACGTCGCCGCGGCGCATGCGGAGACGGTGCTGACGCACTTCATCCGGCCGGACGGATCGGTGTACCATATCGTGACGTTCGATCCGTTTACGGGGGAGCGTACCGGAGCTTTGGGCGGCCAAGGGTTTGCCGAGGAGTCTGCATGGTCAAGGGGTGCGGCTTGGGCGATCTACGGCTTGGCGTTATGCTTCCAGTATACCGGTGAGCGCAAATTTCTCGATGCTGCGAAGCGGGTCGCCCATTTCTTCATAGCGAATCTGCCCGAGGATCATGTTCCGCTGTGGGACTTCCGCCTGTCGCCGGAGGCCGGGCAGTTCCGCGACAGCTCGGCAGGCGCATGCGCCGCATGCGGCCTGCTGCTGATTGGCGAGCTGGCTGAGCCGGCCGAGTCAGCGCTCTATCGCGACGCCGGCATTCGCATCGTCCGCTCGCTTTATGAGAATTACGGAGCATGGGACGATCCTAATGAGGAAGGGCTTGTGCTGCATGGTACAAGCCATTATCCGGAGGGCCGTAACATCGACGTGCCGCTGATTTACGGCGATTATTTCTTCGTTGAAGCTTTGGCGAAGCTGAGGGGCAACCCCGTATCGTTCTGGTGA
- a CDS encoding heparinase II/III family protein, translating to MEAVRLQSVLEQAGRDWDGLTGETAGERLRRMASSLAEAGTEDRAEDNAGSEVNIGGELMEEIRRYAQRHIGEPIPQTTYSLFRKFGDTGSRLEFERVYFERRRRLNAFAIMAMAEQQRGDYLNGFIDLLWAICDEHTWCLPAHVGDRTESTGLGAAESATGHEWLVERMRDTTIDLFAAETAFALAEITAMTAGQLPEAVTRRVRSEIYRRVLWPYVNGGPFGWETATHNWAAVCAGSVGAAAIYLIQDERELSVILAKALGSTECYLSGFEDDGACKEGLGYWNYGFGFFVYFADLLKRRTRGAVDLFRSDKVHSIALFQQKCFLSGSAVANFSDSIAHIRIHMGITHYLNGIYTDVEIPDRSLRSRFEDDHCGRWAPAVRSLLWLREPGESGQAEESPERGSSGTLWADSANYLPDAQWLVSRYRGYGFAVKGGDNDEPHNHNDIGHFMLHADGTGCLIDLGCGEYTKDYFGEKRYAYDCNGSQGHSVPIVDGGMQLPGKSYRAKGVIVDLSEDVDRFELDMAEAYGSSCLISLRRRLEWHKSDIPELRLTDDYVFAGKPESVIERFISAHEVLRAGRGTLVVQGSRKLMIFYDEHQWVPAIEAAAYRDHFGAEQVYYRIDFRCKPDKLELGLSGTFRFSFKGGTLHGR from the coding sequence ATGGAAGCGGTGCGGCTGCAATCCGTATTGGAGCAAGCGGGGAGAGACTGGGATGGGCTGACGGGCGAGACCGCAGGGGAGCGGCTGCGAAGGATGGCTTCATCTCTGGCGGAAGCGGGAACGGAAGACCGTGCGGAAGACAACGCGGGGTCGGAAGTAAATATTGGCGGTGAGCTGATGGAGGAGATACGCCGGTATGCGCAGCGGCATATCGGCGAGCCGATTCCACAAACGACGTATTCGCTGTTCCGGAAGTTCGGGGATACGGGCTCGAGGCTCGAGTTCGAGCGCGTCTACTTCGAACGCCGGAGACGGCTGAATGCGTTTGCCATTATGGCTATGGCGGAGCAGCAGCGGGGCGATTACCTGAACGGCTTTATCGACCTGCTGTGGGCAATCTGCGATGAGCATACATGGTGCTTGCCTGCGCATGTGGGCGACCGCACGGAATCAACCGGCCTCGGCGCCGCCGAGTCGGCAACCGGGCATGAGTGGCTGGTGGAACGAATGCGCGATACGACTATCGATTTGTTCGCGGCCGAGACCGCATTTGCTCTGGCGGAAATCACCGCAATGACGGCCGGGCAGCTTCCGGAAGCCGTAACGCGGCGCGTACGCAGCGAGATATACCGGCGGGTGCTGTGGCCTTATGTGAACGGCGGGCCATTCGGTTGGGAAACGGCTACGCACAATTGGGCCGCCGTATGCGCCGGCTCGGTCGGAGCTGCGGCGATCTACCTCATCCAGGATGAGCGTGAACTCTCTGTGATACTGGCCAAGGCGCTTGGTTCGACCGAGTGTTATTTAAGCGGTTTCGAAGATGACGGTGCGTGTAAGGAAGGTTTGGGGTATTGGAACTACGGCTTCGGATTTTTCGTCTATTTCGCCGATCTTCTAAAGCGGCGGACACGTGGTGCGGTTGACTTGTTCCGCAGCGACAAGGTCCATAGTATCGCGCTGTTTCAGCAGAAATGCTTCCTAAGCGGAAGCGCGGTAGCGAATTTCTCGGATTCGATCGCGCATATTCGCATCCATATGGGCATTACGCATTATTTGAACGGCATTTATACGGATGTCGAGATCCCGGACCGGTCGCTGCGTTCACGGTTTGAAGACGATCATTGCGGCCGCTGGGCGCCTGCGGTCCGCAGCTTGCTGTGGCTGAGGGAGCCAGGAGAGTCGGGGCAGGCCGAAGAGTCTCCGGAGCGGGGTTCTTCCGGAACGCTTTGGGCGGATTCCGCGAACTATCTGCCAGATGCTCAGTGGCTCGTATCGCGATACCGCGGCTACGGCTTCGCGGTTAAGGGCGGCGACAATGACGAGCCTCACAATCATAATGACATCGGCCACTTTATGCTGCATGCCGACGGGACAGGCTGCCTGATTGACTTGGGCTGCGGCGAATATACGAAGGACTATTTCGGGGAGAAGCGTTATGCGTACGATTGCAACGGCTCGCAAGGGCACTCAGTGCCGATAGTTGACGGCGGCATGCAGCTTCCCGGAAAATCATACCGGGCTAAGGGCGTTATAGTTGACCTCAGCGAGGATGTCGACCGGTTCGAGCTGGATATGGCCGAGGCGTATGGGAGCTCCTGCTTGATCAGTCTCAGAAGAAGGCTCGAGTGGCATAAGTCGGATATTCCGGAACTTCGGCTCACTGACGATTATGTGTTTGCCGGGAAGCCCGAGTCGGTTATCGAGCGGTTTATATCAGCTCACGAGGTTCTCCGGGCCGGGCGGGGAACGCTCGTAGTGCAAGGCAGCAGGAAGCTTATGATTTTTTATGATGAGCATCAATGGGTACCGGCGATAGAGGCTGCTGCGTACCGGGATCATTTCGGAGCAGAGCAGGTTTATTACCGCATTGATTTTCGCTGCAAGCCGGATAAACTTGAGTTAGGGCTATCCGGGACATTCCGGTTCAGCTTCAAGGGAGGAACCTTGCACGGCCGCTAG